The following proteins come from a genomic window of Flavobacteriaceae bacterium MAR_2010_188:
- a CDS encoding tryptophan synthase beta chain has product MNYNIDEKGYYGEFGGAYIPEMLYPNVEELRERYLKIMDEPEFKEEFNQLLKDYVGRPSPLYFAKRLSEKYNTKIYLKREDLNHTGAHKVNNTVGQILMARRLGKTRIIAETGAGQHGVATATVCALMGMECIVYMGEIDIARQAANVARMKMLGATVVPALSGSRTLKDATNEAIRDWINNPVDTHYIIGSVVGPHPYPDMVARFQSVVSEEIQWQLKEKEGTSKPDYVVACVGGGSNAAGAYYHYLNDTDVKLIAVEAAGKGVDSGESAATSVLGLEGIIHGSKTLLMQTKDGQITEPYSISAGLDYPGVGPMHAHLFNTKRAEFMAITDDEAMNAGMELSELEGIIPAIETAHSLAIFKKKKFKEDDIVVVNLSGRGDKDLNNYIEYFNL; this is encoded by the coding sequence ATGAATTATAATATTGACGAAAAAGGATATTACGGCGAATTTGGCGGGGCTTATATCCCCGAAATGCTCTATCCAAATGTGGAAGAATTGCGTGAACGTTACCTTAAGATTATGGATGAGCCAGAATTTAAGGAAGAGTTTAATCAACTCCTAAAGGATTATGTCGGTAGACCATCTCCACTGTATTTCGCAAAGCGTTTATCAGAAAAATATAATACCAAGATCTATTTAAAGCGTGAAGATTTAAACCATACCGGGGCACATAAGGTTAACAATACCGTTGGGCAAATCCTGATGGCGCGTAGACTTGGTAAAACCCGAATCATCGCCGAAACCGGAGCCGGACAGCATGGCGTTGCAACCGCCACTGTTTGTGCATTAATGGGGATGGAATGTATCGTCTATATGGGCGAAATCGATATTGCGAGACAGGCAGCGAATGTCGCAAGGATGAAGATGTTGGGCGCAACTGTTGTGCCGGCACTTTCTGGTAGCCGTACTTTAAAGGATGCAACCAATGAGGCGATTCGCGACTGGATCAACAATCCGGTCGATACCCATTATATAATCGGAAGTGTTGTGGGGCCACATCCCTACCCAGATATGGTGGCTAGATTTCAGTCGGTGGTTTCGGAAGAGATCCAATGGCAACTTAAGGAAAAAGAGGGAACGAGCAAGCCAGATTATGTCGTTGCTTGCGTAGGCGGCGGTAGCAATGCAGCCGGCGCATATTACCATTATTTAAATGATACCGATGTAAAATTAATCGCGGTAGAAGCAGCTGGTAAAGGAGTTGATTCGGGTGAAAGTGCGGCAACTTCAGTGTTAGGTTTAGAGGGAATTATCCACGGCAGCAAAACGTTATTGATGCAAACCAAGGACGGACAGATTACCGAGCCTTATTCTATCTCGGCTGGATTGGATTATCCAGGAGTTGGACCAATGCACGCCCATTTATTTAATACTAAGCGTGCAGAATTTATGGCGATTACCGATGACGAAGCGATGAATGCAGGCATGGAACTATCTGAGCTAGAAGGAATTATTCCTGCGATTGAAACCGCACATTCATTGGCTATTTTCAAGAAAAAGAAATTTAAGGAAGATGATATCGTGGTTGTAAATCTTTCAGGTAGAGGAGATAAAGATTTAAATAATTATATAGAATATTTCAATTTATAA
- a CDS encoding Predicted amidohydrolase codes for MINEVDNIDLTYLSLGDYEELRQVMIESYSTMPDVLWDAEHIEKLIRIFPEGQVVIKINDKIAGCALSIIVDYYKFENNYTYEDLTANDSFDTHTKDGDVIYGIEIFIKPEFRGLRLGRRLYDYRKELCEQLNLKGLAFGGRIPNYHKYAKELSPKEYIEKVKIKEIHDPVLNFQLANDFHPTRILKNYLKGDKNSLDYAVLLEWDNIYYEKSKNIPKITKKIVRLGLIQWQMRLYKGLDELMQQAEFFVDAVSGYRSDFAVFPEFFNAPLMADYNHLSTPEAIRQLAKYTEEIVQRFGKLAISYNINIITGSMPEVVDGSLYNVGYLCQRDGSMERYEKLHVTPDEAKVWGMTGGNKLQSFDTDCGKIGVLICYDSEFPELSRILADEGMDILFVPFLTDTQNGFSRVRHCAQARAIENECYVAISGSVGNLPNVENMDIQFAQSMVFTPCDFAFPTNGVKAEATQNTEMILIADVDIDLLRELNQFGSVRNLKDRRTDLFELRKK; via the coding sequence TTGATTAACGAAGTAGACAATATAGACCTTACATACCTAAGCCTAGGCGATTACGAAGAATTAAGACAGGTGATGATCGAATCTTACTCGACCATGCCAGATGTTCTTTGGGATGCCGAGCATATCGAGAAACTGATAAGGATTTTTCCGGAAGGTCAGGTAGTTATTAAAATAAACGATAAAATTGCAGGCTGTGCCTTAAGCATCATTGTCGATTACTACAAATTTGAAAATAATTACACCTACGAAGACTTAACTGCCAACGATAGTTTTGATACCCACACCAAAGATGGTGATGTCATTTATGGTATTGAAATCTTTATAAAGCCAGAATTTAGAGGATTGCGTTTGGGCAGAAGGCTTTATGATTATAGAAAAGAACTTTGCGAGCAGTTAAATCTTAAAGGTTTGGCATTCGGTGGTAGAATCCCTAATTACCATAAATATGCTAAGGAACTTTCACCCAAAGAATATATTGAAAAGGTAAAGATTAAGGAAATCCATGATCCGGTCCTAAATTTTCAGTTGGCAAATGACTTTCATCCAACTAGGATTTTAAAGAATTATCTTAAAGGCGATAAAAATTCTTTAGACTATGCAGTTCTTTTAGAATGGGATAACATCTATTACGAAAAGTCTAAGAACATCCCTAAAATCACTAAGAAAATAGTGAGATTGGGGCTTATACAATGGCAGATGCGTTTGTATAAAGGCTTGGATGAATTAATGCAACAAGCAGAATTCTTTGTAGATGCTGTTTCTGGATACCGAAGCGATTTTGCGGTTTTCCCAGAATTCTTTAACGCACCATTGATGGCTGATTACAATCATTTGTCCACTCCGGAAGCGATTAGACAATTGGCAAAGTATACTGAAGAAATCGTTCAACGCTTTGGAAAATTAGCAATTTCATACAACATTAATATCATTACCGGAAGTATGCCCGAAGTTGTGGACGGAAGTCTATACAACGTTGGTTATCTATGCCAAAGGGACGGCAGTATGGAACGTTATGAGAAACTTCACGTAACTCCAGATGAAGCCAAAGTTTGGGGAATGACCGGCGGGAATAAATTACAATCTTTCGATACAGATTGTGGTAAGATTGGGGTATTGATTTGTTATGATTCCGAATTCCCTGAATTGAGTAGAATCCTTGCGGATGAAGGAATGGACATTCTTTTTGTTCCGTTTTTAACCGATACCCAAAACGGATTTTCACGAGTGAGACACTGCGCCCAAGCGAGAGCGATAGAAAACGAGTGCTATGTAGCGATTTCTGGAAGCGTTGGTAATTTACCAAACGTCGAAAATATGGATATACAGTTTGCCCAATCAATGGTATTTACACCCTGTGATTTTGCATTCCCTACAAATGGTGTGAAAGCCGAAGCTACGCAGAATACAGAGATGATTCTTATTGCCGATGTAGACATTGATTTACTGCGTGAACTAAACCAATTTGGAAGCGTTAGAAACCTTAAAGATCGCCGCACCGACCTTTTTGAGCTAAGAAAAAAATAG
- a CDS encoding G/U mismatch-specific uracil-DNA glycosylase, with product MFQHIHPYPPFIFAETQKLIVGTLPPPRFTTGDLLEKDVDFCYGSYYNSLWLYIDKIHNLDFRYDNSEEAVKQRKDFLIKHKIGICDIVASAEREKIDASDLGMSNIELRDIIQILYKFPKLETLLFTGGNSKNGPEYHFRRQVKKYGLKLKLICNEIPRIHEFILPNLPINLQAKERIIKTVSLTSASGSANRAIGSMPLYQQLKDSDPSFTTFDFRVMQYKEFI from the coding sequence ATGTTTCAACATATCCATCCCTACCCACCATTTATTTTCGCTGAAACCCAAAAGTTGATCGTTGGCACCTTGCCTCCGCCCAGATTTACGACCGGGGATTTATTAGAAAAAGATGTCGACTTCTGTTATGGTAGCTATTATAACAGCCTTTGGTTGTACATCGACAAAATACATAACCTCGATTTTAGATATGATAATTCCGAAGAGGCGGTTAAACAACGAAAAGACTTTCTGATTAAGCATAAAATTGGGATTTGCGATATTGTGGCGAGTGCCGAAAGAGAAAAAATCGATGCTTCGGATTTAGGGATGAGCAATATAGAATTAAGAGATATAATCCAGATTTTATATAAATTCCCTAAGCTTGAAACATTATTGTTTACTGGCGGAAATTCTAAAAATGGTCCAGAATACCATTTTCGAAGACAAGTAAAGAAATACGGACTTAAGTTGAAACTTATTTGTAACGAAATTCCTCGTATCCACGAGTTTATCTTGCCAAATCTTCCAATAAATCTTCAAGCTAAAGAAAGAATAATTAAGACAGTTTCCTTAACCTCTGCTTCTGGCTCTGCAAATAGGGCCATTGGAAGCATGCCGCTTTATCAGCAATTGAAAGATTCTGACCCAAGCTTTACTACCTTCGATTTTAGGGTGATGCAGTATAAGGAGTTTATTTAA
- a CDS encoding anthranilate phosphoribosyltransferase gives MKEILNRLINQESISTEEAKSVLVNISKGEYNQSQIASFLTVYMMRSITIEELQGFRDALLELCNAVTFDGYDTIDLCGTGGDGKDTFNISTLASFVAAGAGIKVTKHGNYGVSSKCGSSNVMEDLGIKFSSDQSFLSKCLDEAGICVLHAPLFHPAMKNVAPIRKDLGVKTFFNMLGPMVNPAFPKYQMVGVFSLELLRLYGYLYQNTQKGYTIVHSLDGYDEISLTGNAKVMSTHSEQILKPEDFGVNKLEQSDIFGGDSVAASSKIFTDVLKGNGTKAQNQVVCANAALAIATVTDCSILNGFQYAMESIKSKKALKSFETLIELSK, from the coding sequence ATGAAAGAAATCTTAAATAGGTTAATCAACCAAGAAAGCATCTCTACCGAGGAAGCAAAATCTGTTTTGGTTAATATATCAAAAGGAGAATATAATCAAAGTCAGATTGCCTCGTTCCTCACCGTGTATATGATGCGGAGCATTACCATTGAAGAGCTTCAGGGTTTTCGGGATGCTTTATTAGAACTTTGTAATGCGGTAACGTTTGATGGCTATGATACTATCGATCTTTGCGGAACCGGCGGAGACGGAAAAGACACCTTTAATATTTCTACCTTGGCCTCGTTTGTTGCGGCCGGCGCGGGAATTAAAGTGACCAAACACGGAAATTACGGCGTCTCTTCCAAATGCGGGTCTTCTAATGTTATGGAGGATTTAGGAATTAAGTTTTCTTCCGACCAATCCTTTCTGTCTAAGTGTTTAGACGAAGCTGGCATCTGTGTTCTTCATGCGCCACTTTTTCATCCGGCAATGAAGAATGTCGCACCGATTAGAAAGGATTTGGGGGTAAAAACTTTTTTTAATATGTTGGGACCTATGGTAAATCCGGCTTTTCCAAAATACCAAATGGTCGGGGTTTTTAGTTTGGAACTTTTAAGACTTTATGGTTATCTGTATCAGAACACCCAGAAAGGTTATACAATCGTGCACTCCTTAGATGGCTATGACGAAATTTCCCTTACCGGAAATGCGAAAGTGATGAGCACCCATTCAGAACAAATTCTGAAACCAGAAGATTTTGGAGTAAACAAACTTGAACAATCAGACATATTTGGAGGAGATTCAGTCGCTGCTTCTTCTAAAATCTTTACGGATGTTTTAAAAGGAAATGGAACTAAGGCACAGAACCAAGTTGTTTGCGCAAATGCTGCTCTCGCGATTGCTACTGTGACCGATTGCTCTATTTTGAATGGATTTCAATATGCGATGGAATCCATCAAATCAAAAAAAGCCCTAAAATCCTTTGAAACCTTAATCGAATTAAGCAAATAG
- a CDS encoding tryptophan synthase, alpha chain produces MNRINKKLANTEKLLSIYFTAGFPEINDTVTIIKALEVSGVDMIEIGLPFSDPLADGPTIQKSSTQALKNGMSTQLLFEQLKDIRNSVEIPLIIMGYFNPILQFGVEVFCKRCKEIGIDGLIIPDLPVDVYHEKYQAIFEKYELRNIFLITPQTSEKRIRYIDSISNGFIYMVSSASVTGSQSGFGKEQTDYFKRIAEMDLKNPQIVGFGINNAETFDQATTFAKGAIIGSAFIKHLSNPPLAEIDSFVNAIKSNN; encoded by the coding sequence ATGAATAGAATAAATAAAAAACTTGCCAATACAGAAAAACTGTTATCCATCTATTTTACGGCTGGCTTTCCGGAAATAAATGATACCGTTACAATCATAAAGGCATTGGAAGTTAGCGGCGTAGATATGATTGAGATTGGTCTTCCGTTTTCTGATCCTTTGGCGGATGGACCGACCATCCAAAAAAGTTCTACACAAGCATTAAAAAATGGGATGAGCACCCAACTTCTTTTTGAACAATTAAAGGATATCCGTAATTCAGTTGAAATTCCTTTGATTATCATGGGATATTTTAACCCAATCCTTCAATTTGGAGTTGAAGTTTTTTGTAAAAGATGTAAGGAAATCGGGATAGACGGACTTATTATTCCTGATTTGCCGGTAGATGTTTACCATGAAAAATATCAAGCTATATTTGAAAAATACGAATTGCGAAATATCTTTTTGATTACGCCTCAAACTAGTGAAAAACGGATACGATATATAGATTCAATTTCTAACGGATTTATCTATATGGTGAGTAGCGCTAGCGTTACCGGAAGCCAATCTGGCTTTGGTAAGGAACAGACCGATTATTTTAAAAGGATTGCTGAAATGGACCTTAAAAATCCACAGATTGTTGGTTTTGGAATTAATAATGCCGAAACTTTCGATCAAGCCACTACCTTTGCAAAAGGAGCGATTATCGGTAGTGCTTTTATTAAGCACCTTTCAAACCCTCCGTTGGCTGAAATTGATTCATTCGTAAATGCTATAAAATCCAATAACTAA
- a CDS encoding anthranilate synthase component 2, which produces MTKMKILVIDNYDSFTYNLVHYLEDLDCEVTVKRNDQLKLDEVKKYDKIVLSPGPGIPDEAGLLKSIIEKYAETKSILGVCLGQQAIGEVFGGKLINLKSVYHGVATTVTVKVDDETLFNGLDKSFKVGRYHSWVVDNDLPEVLEVTSTDENGQIMSLRHKKFDVKGVQFHPESVLTPDGKKMLENWVNS; this is translated from the coding sequence ATGACGAAAATGAAAATATTGGTTATTGATAATTACGATAGCTTCACCTATAATCTGGTCCATTATTTAGAGGATTTGGATTGCGAAGTTACCGTAAAGCGAAATGATCAGCTAAAGTTGGATGAAGTAAAGAAGTACGATAAAATCGTGCTTTCACCTGGTCCTGGTATTCCTGATGAAGCAGGTTTATTGAAATCGATCATTGAGAAATATGCCGAGACAAAATCTATCCTAGGCGTATGTTTGGGACAACAAGCAATCGGTGAAGTTTTTGGAGGTAAGTTGATCAATTTAAAATCGGTTTATCACGGGGTTGCGACTACTGTCACCGTTAAAGTTGATGATGAAACCTTATTCAACGGTCTGGATAAATCCTTTAAAGTCGGAAGATACCATTCTTGGGTTGTCGATAACGATTTACCAGAGGTTTTAGAAGTCACCTCGACCGACGAGAACGGACAGATTATGTCCTTGAGACACAAAAAATTCGATGTTAAAGGCGTTCAGTTTCATCCAGAATCTGTTTTGACTCCGGATGGCAAGAAGATGTTAGAAAATTGGGTAAATAGTTAA
- a CDS encoding indole-3-glycerol phosphate synthase: protein MDILEKIVYDKRFEVALKKKLVGTTELEKSLSYDKEIDSLKTRLENSHTGIIAEYKRRSPSKSVINLDQNVWDVAVGYETAGACGMSVLTDSKYFGGSLDDLILATTACKLPILRKEFVIDEYQIIEAKSSGASAILLIAAILEKDEIKTFSELAKSLHLDVLLEVHNEEELQKSLMPSLDMIGVNNRNLKTFEVSLETSKILSERIPSEFLKVSESGISSVEAIKDLKTYGYQGFLIGENFMKTENPGKTAKEFIERI, encoded by the coding sequence ATGGACATTTTAGAAAAAATAGTTTACGACAAAAGATTCGAGGTCGCTTTAAAAAAGAAATTGGTAGGAACTACCGAACTAGAGAAATCTTTATCCTACGATAAAGAAATAGACTCGCTAAAAACAAGATTAGAAAATTCCCATACCGGAATTATTGCAGAATACAAACGTCGCTCTCCATCTAAATCAGTCATAAATCTAGACCAAAATGTCTGGGATGTTGCAGTGGGTTACGAAACTGCCGGCGCTTGCGGAATGTCGGTCCTTACCGATAGCAAATATTTTGGCGGTTCTTTGGACGATTTAATCTTGGCAACTACTGCTTGCAAATTGCCGATTTTAAGAAAGGAATTTGTGATAGACGAATATCAGATTATCGAGGCAAAATCCTCGGGAGCAAGTGCCATTTTACTGATTGCGGCGATTTTGGAGAAAGATGAAATCAAAACATTTTCAGAATTAGCTAAATCCTTGCATTTAGATGTTCTATTAGAGGTTCATAATGAGGAAGAACTCCAAAAATCGTTGATGCCTAGTCTGGATATGATTGGGGTAAATAACCGAAACCTTAAAACGTTTGAAGTTTCCTTAGAAACAAGTAAAATTCTGAGCGAAAGGATTCCCTCGGAATTCCTGAAAGTTTCAGAAAGTGGCATCAGTTCCGTTGAAGCAATTAAAGATTTAAAAACGTACGGATACCAAGGTTTTCTAATCGGCGAAAACTTTATGAAAACTGAAAACCCTGGTAAAACCGCTAAAGAATTTATAGAAAGAATTTAA
- a CDS encoding ATP-dependent RNA helicase RhlE, whose protein sequence is MSFESLGLSDELLKAVSEQGYTEPTPIQSKSIPLILERKDLLASAQTGTGKTAGFTLPMLQILNQGQRLRQRPIRALVLTPTRELAAQVYDNIRDYSKYLDIRSTVIFGGVNQKSQVRTIRNGVDILVATPGRLLDLNNQRLLSLANIEILVLDEADRMLDMGFLRDIKKIIALIPAKRQNLLFSATFSKDIKKLAGEFLHHPVLVEATPENSTVDAIEQKVYHVHKSFKTTFVINLIKDGDWQQVLVFTRTKHGANKLTKKMIAEGVSAAAIHGNKSQGARTKALAGFKEGSIRVMVATDIAARGLDIPLLPHVINFELPNISEDYVHRIGRTGRAGASGEAISLVSREEQDYLDDIEKLLGEQIPYEVVEGHEPEDSGPTKVVKSQGQGRGGRNSNSNSNRSSKSKSDSQSNRNRSRNKSRTSQNRNR, encoded by the coding sequence ATGTCATTTGAATCATTAGGATTATCTGATGAGCTTTTAAAAGCCGTCAGCGAACAAGGTTATACAGAACCTACCCCAATACAGAGTAAATCAATTCCATTAATATTAGAGAGAAAGGATCTTTTGGCGTCGGCCCAGACCGGAACCGGAAAAACTGCAGGTTTTACCTTACCAATGTTACAGATTCTTAATCAAGGTCAGCGTTTAAGACAACGACCAATTAGAGCCTTGGTATTAACCCCAACCCGTGAGCTTGCTGCGCAAGTTTATGATAACATCCGCGATTACAGTAAATATTTGGATATTCGCTCTACCGTTATTTTTGGTGGAGTAAATCAAAAATCACAAGTCAGAACCATTAGGAATGGAGTTGACATTCTTGTAGCAACTCCTGGTAGATTGTTAGATTTGAACAATCAACGATTGCTTTCTTTGGCCAATATAGAAATTCTCGTTTTAGATGAAGCGGATAGGATGTTAGATATGGGTTTTCTAAGGGATATAAAGAAGATTATCGCTCTGATTCCTGCAAAAAGACAGAATCTTTTATTTTCTGCAACCTTTTCTAAAGACATTAAAAAGTTAGCGGGAGAATTTCTTCACCATCCAGTATTGGTTGAAGCGACTCCAGAAAATTCTACTGTCGATGCGATAGAACAAAAAGTATATCACGTACATAAATCCTTTAAGACCACATTTGTTATCAACTTGATTAAAGATGGCGATTGGCAGCAGGTTTTGGTTTTTACAAGGACCAAACATGGAGCAAACAAATTGACCAAAAAAATGATTGCTGAAGGCGTCTCTGCCGCAGCAATACATGGTAATAAGAGTCAAGGTGCAAGAACAAAAGCTTTGGCGGGTTTTAAGGAAGGATCAATACGGGTTATGGTTGCGACGGATATTGCAGCCAGAGGATTGGATATTCCGTTATTGCCGCATGTTATCAATTTTGAACTACCTAATATTTCCGAGGATTATGTGCACAGAATAGGAAGAACAGGTAGAGCAGGTGCTAGCGGCGAAGCAATTTCTTTGGTTTCAAGGGAAGAGCAGGATTATCTAGATGATATTGAAAAGTTGCTAGGTGAGCAAATTCCTTATGAAGTTGTTGAAGGTCACGAGCCAGAAGATTCTGGTCCGACAAAGGTTGTAAAAAGCCAAGGACAGGGAAGAGGTGGAAGAAATTCTAATTCAAATTCTAATAGGTCTTCTAAATCAAAATCTGATTCTCAATCTAACAGAAATCGGTCTCGAAATAAAAGTAGAACCAGTCAAAATAGAAATAGATAA
- a CDS encoding phosphoribosylanthranilate isomerase (manually curated), which produces MKLKVCGMKNRENITEVARLGPDYLGFIFYEKSPRYFEGDMPELPNNIKKVGVFVDSTTEEIFEKVSTYNLDAIQLHGNESAQYCKNLQVNAKDLQIIKVFSVDEDFNFNSLKEFEDCCDYFLFDTKGKLPGGNGYTFNWDILKEYPSIKPYFLSGGIGLDSLDAIKEFLGHDSSKYCHAIDVNSKFESEPGQKIISQIQKFKNELTHEL; this is translated from the coding sequence ATGAAATTGAAAGTCTGTGGAATGAAGAATCGAGAGAACATCACCGAAGTCGCAAGACTCGGTCCAGATTATCTTGGTTTTATATTTTATGAAAAGTCGCCCAGATATTTTGAAGGTGACATGCCAGAGCTACCTAATAACATCAAGAAAGTTGGTGTTTTTGTTGATTCTACCACTGAAGAAATCTTCGAAAAAGTTTCAACTTATAATTTAGACGCGATACAACTTCACGGAAATGAATCGGCTCAATATTGCAAAAATCTTCAAGTGAATGCAAAAGACCTTCAAATTATAAAAGTGTTTTCGGTGGATGAGGATTTCAACTTTAATAGTTTAAAAGAGTTTGAAGATTGCTGCGATTATTTCTTGTTCGACACCAAAGGAAAATTGCCTGGCGGTAATGGCTACACTTTTAATTGGGATATTTTAAAAGAATATCCTTCAATCAAACCTTATTTCTTAAGTGGAGGCATAGGGTTAGATTCCTTAGACGCCATAAAAGAATTTCTTGGTCACGATTCATCAAAATATTGCCATGCAATCGATGTTAATTCTAAATTCGAAAGCGAGCCGGGACAAAAGATAATCAGCCAGATTCAAAAATTTAAAAACGAGCTTACACATGAATTATAA